One window of Salvelinus namaycush isolate Seneca unplaced genomic scaffold, SaNama_1.0 Scaffold1347, whole genome shotgun sequence genomic DNA carries:
- the ntf3 gene encoding neurotrophin-3, which yields MSMLLYVLFLAYLYGIQATHMERQQPPPTQDPINSLIIQLLQADLTRGRGRQGEGRDRQAQDTLPAVDTHLEDTKFLERRSSLYQPMAGLSSDLLQQQKHYNSPRVMLNERAPLQPPPLYSIDDYVGSSDRTNKTRRKRYAEHKSYRGEYSVCDSQSQWVTDKTNAVDIRGRQVTVLDQIKTGTAESNFVKQYFYETKCRTAKPFKSGCRGIDDKHWNSQCKTSQTYVRALTQDLTSVGWRWIRIDTSCVCALSRKHRRT from the coding sequence ATGTCCATGTTGCTGTATGTGTTGTTCCTAGCGTACCTCTATGGTATCCAGGCAACGCACATGGAGCGCCAGCAGCCCCCGCCCACCCAGGACCCCATCAACTCCCTCATCATCCAGCTGCTGCAGGCGGACCTGACACGCGGCCGGGGGAGGCAGGGTGAGGGCCGGGACAGGCAGGCCCAGGACACATTGCCCGCCGTTGACACCCATCTGGAAGACACTAAATTCCTGGAGAGACGGAGCTCGCTGTACCAGCCTATGGCAGGCCTGTCGTCCGACCTGCTGCAGCAGCAGAAACACTACAACTCTCCCCGGGTCATGCTGAATGAGCGGGCGCCCCTGCAGCCTCCTCCGCTGTACTCTATAGATGACTACGTGGGCAGCTCTGACAGAACCAACAAGACCCGCAGGAAGAGATACGCAGAACACAAGAGTTACCGCGGGGAGTACTCCGTCTGTGACAGCCAATCACAGTGGGTGACAGACAAGACGAATGCGGTGGACATCAGGGGTCGTCAGGTCACCGTCCTGGATCAGATAAAGACGGGAACCGCCGAAAGCAACTTTGTTAAGCAGTACTTCTATGAGACCAAGTGTCGGACTGCCAAACCTTTTAAGAGCGGCTGTCGCGGCATCGATGACAAGCACTGGAACTCGCAGTGTAAGACGTCTCAGACGTACGTCAGAGCTCTGACGCAGGACCTGACCTCTGTGGGCTGGCGCTGGATACGGATAGACACTTCCTGTGTCTGTGCGTTGTCACGGAAACACCGCAGGACGTAA